Below is a window of Pseudalkalibacillus berkeleyi DNA.
TTGTTAAACGTGACACTATGCATATCCTGATCATCTAGTCCTTTTTTAGGAATAAACATCATAATAGCAGCAATCGTTGCAAGTCCGCCATATACAATGTTGATTCCATCTTCAGATAGTAACTTCGAGCCATATGCACCGATGAAACTACCAAGTAAAATACTCGTACCCATATAAATAATTAACGTTTTGTTCAAATATCCACCTTTACGATATGCCCATACACCACCAATGGTAGCAAAGAATACTTGAACAGCACTAATGCCAGAAACTTCATGTGATGTAAAAGCTGAGAAACCGAGTAACGCAGGTATATATAAAAGCATTGGATACTTGATGATGGATCCACCGATTCCCACCATTCCGGAAACGAAGGAGCCAACAAACCCAATTAGGAATATGGTTATCATAAATCCTATTTCCATGTTTCATCACCCTCCTATTTCTATCAAATAGAAAAGGGGCTGCCATTCTGTGAAGGCCAGCCCCTTAAATTGTGTTTCATTCTGGTTGGCTTCTTATGCTTTCTTGATCCAGAATTTAAAGACGCCGTCTTCCTCAGCATCTTGAAGAAGTTCGTGACCACCTGATTTCACCCATGCTGTAAGGTCGCTTTTCGCACCTTTATCTGTTGCGTGAATTTCAAGCACTTGACCAGAATCGATTTCATCGATAGCTTTCTTCGTTTTGACGATTGGCATTGGACATGCAAGTCCTTTTGCGTCTAATACTTTATCTGCGTTCATATTGTAAAACCTCCTAGTATTGTTTACCCTTCAACCGCACAGCGGTTTGGTCCAATTTCCATTTCACGTTGTTCTTCTTCTTCAGGGTTGATTTTACCCATGTTCGTTTCACGAATCTCTTGATATGCATTTGGCTGAGGAGGAAGGTTCTCAGTAACCATCTTACGGAATTCACCCTCATCATCAACGTTCAACCCTGTATTTTCAGCATAGAGAGTCCCAAGTTTTGCTTTCACAGATCCGTCATTGTTCAATTCTGTCACTTTTGAGAAGTGAGCAGGAAGAACAACCAATTCATCTGATAGATCTTTATATTTACGATATAACGTATCTCTCAAGTCACCGACCCAATCTTCTGCTTTTCCTGCTAAGTCTGGACGACCGATGGATTTGACGAACAGAATATCACCTGTTAATAGATATTGATCATCAACAATAAATGACGTACTTCCAATCGTGTGTCCAGGTGAGTAGATCGGTTGGACTTGAATACTCGTGTTTCCTACAGTTAAATCATTGCCTTCTTCAAGCTGGTTATAATCGAAAGTAACTTCCGTCGCATCCTTTGGTGGAAGGTAATATTCTGCGCCGAATAATTCGGCAAGTGTACGTCCACCAGAGATGTGGTCTGCGTGCAGGTGCGTATCGGCAAGGTATTTCACCTTCAAGTCATTTTCACTAACAAACTTTTCATATGGTTCTGTCATACGGTTACTATCAATAATCATCGCTTCACCATTTGATTCCACGAGATAAGATAGGCAACCTTTTCCGATGCGAACGAATTGATAAATCGCACCGCCATCTTTCAAATCACCAATTTTGACTGGCTCAAGGTGTTCACTCCATGATTTCATTCCACCTTGGAGATATGAAACATTCTCAACACCAGCTTCAACGAGCTGTTCAGCTACGAATTTAGATGATCCTTCCTTCGCACAGACAACAAGCTTTTCTGTATCATCAGGTAATTGATCAAGAATGTCATCGACACCTTCAAGCAACTCAAAATATGGGACGTTGATCGTTTCCACTGAATCCCCTTCAATTTTCCAATCTTGATGTGCTTCTTCATTCCGAACATCTAGAATGAACAAGTTTTGTTTATTGATTACTTTTTCTGCAACTTGCTTTGCAGTCATTTCTTTCAATGCCATTCTTCATCTCTCCTTTTCTTAAAACGTTAGCGTAACGTCTGCATCCTCTGCATAATCAAGGAATGTCACAGCTCCGCCAACTTCAATTCCATCTACAAAATGTTCTTTCTCTAGACCCATGACGTCCATTGTCATTTGACAACCGATCAATCTAACATTCAATTCTTTTGCCATTTCAACGAGCTCTGGAATGGATGGTACGTTAGATTTTTCGAATCCTTCTTGATAGTGCTCTTTACCTTCTGGAATCGGTAATTGCTTGTGTCCCTCTTTATGAATCAGATTCAAACCTTCGAATGTGAAGAAGATTGCTACCTCCGAATCAGATGCTGCCGCAGCTGTTGCTACGTTCATCACCTTGTATGCGTCAAATAAGCTTCCATTACTTGCGATAATTGCTACTTTCTTTGCCATGTTAAAAAACCTCCTATTTAATGATTAGTCGTTTTCTGTTTGGCCTTTCCAGTCGGACATTCCAGGAACAACATTCCATACATTGTTGAAGCCTTTGTCCGATAATAGTTGCGATGCACGATCACTACGGTTTCCTGTTCTGCACACAACATGAATATTGTCATCTTTATTCAATTCACTATGACGCTCTTCAAGCTCACCTAAAGGAATCGATTTTGCTCCAGGAATTCTGCTGAACGCATATTCTGCTGGTTCTCTTACGTCTAATACGACGATATCATCATTTTCGAGTTTCGATTGTAACTCCTCGTTATTGATTACATGTGGATATTCTGTATCTTCTTTCGTCTCTTCAGGGCTTGCTTTTCGAAGGTAATGTTTCAGTACATCCCCTTCTTCTTTCGTTCCTAAATATTGATGTCCAGTTGACTTAGCCCACGCTTGAATATCTGCAGTGGAGCCTTTGTCAGTAGCTTGCACTTCAAGTACTTGCCCTGGTTCCACTTCTCCTAGCGCTTTTTTCGTTTTTACGATTGGCATAGGACAAGCAAGTCCTTTTGCATCTAATAATTTGTCTGTTTTAATCATTTCTGATTTCCTCCTTAAAGTGATTACTTCTTAGGTTCAGTTTGACCGTTCCATTTCAACATGCCGCCATCCATGTTCAGTACTGAGAAACCTTTCTCTTGTAAGAACTGAGCGGCTTTTCCACTACGATTACCTGAACGACAAACCATTACATGCTCTTCACCTTTTGGTATTTCGTTATAACGTTCTGGTAGTTCATCAAGAGGAATATGAGTCGCTTCAGGAATCATTCCGTTCGCAACTTCCTCGTTTTGACGAACATCGATAATACTAATCTTTTCATTGTTTGTTAATTGTTCTTCTACTTGTTTTGGTTGAATTGTTTTCACCATTTGGAAATTCCTCCTCATATGGGATGACATTTGTACAATAGCCCTCAGGGTATTTTTTTTAAACGTAAAAATTAAATAAATAGGTTCACTTTACCTTCGTTTGCTTCTCCAAGGTAAGCAGCAACGCCGGCATAATCGATATCATCAAGGAGTTCTTCTTTTTGCAATCCTAGAAGATCCATTGTCATCGTACAAGCGACAAGATTAACGCCTTGTTCTTGAGCCATTTCGACTAGATCAGGAAGTGATTGGACGTTGTGCTTTTTCATGACTTTTTTGATCATTTTTGGACCCATTCCAGCCATGTGCATTTTTGAAAGTCCTAGCTTATTTGTTCCACGAGGCATCATTTTGCCAAACATTTTCTCAAGCATTCCTTTTTTCACAGGTACTTGCTCATCTTTACGAAGTGTATTTAATCCCCAGAATGTGTGGAAAATTGTCACCTCATGGTCGTAAGCTGCAGCACCGTTAGCAATGATATATGCTGCGATCGCTTTGTCTAAATCTCCACTAAACAGTACAATCGTTGTCTTATCTTTCTTTACTTCAGTCATAATATTCCCTCCAATAATTTGTATACTCATACCCCTATAGGTATTAATTTATTTAAAAATAAAAAGGTGTTTTTTTGATACCCCTAAGGGTATATTATTACACATCAGCCAATGTGTCAACACCTTTGTTTTATATTTAATAGTGATGCCTTTGCAAAGTCGCCTTTAGCGGCTCTTTACAAGTAAGTTCACGGCTTCTTGAATCATTTCATCCGTGCTTTCGCCTTTAGACATTTGCTCGCGTACACATTGTTCAAGGTTGCTTCCGACGACTAAACCAATTGTACGATCCAACGCGCTGCGTACAGCAGACATTTGCGTCACAAGATCTTTACAATCCTTCTCTTCTTCCATCATCTTTAAAAGCCCTCGAACTTGTCCTTCAATTCTTTTGACGCGGTTCTTCATTTGATCTGTATATTCCATGAGGGAACGCCCTCCTTTATGTTTTCTTTAATACCCCTATAGGTATAATACAACAGTTATTAAATATATGCAAATTCACTTTGTATCTTGATTCGAGTTTAAGGGTTATGGAACGTTTAATCAACTGTTCTGTTTATACCCCCTTGCGTATAAAATAAGAGTTGGCTCCTAGGTGAGAAGCCAACTCCGTTCTTATTTTTCTTTTAACCGCAACAGTCTTAGACTGTTTAAGGTGACGATCAAGGTAGCACCCATATCGGCAAAGATTGCAATCCATAATGTCAGCCAACCAGGCACAACGAGTAGAAGTGCAAGTACCTTTATTCCGATTGAAAAGCTTATGTTCTGTTTAATGATGTTCAATGTTTTACGGCTAAGCCTGATTGCATAAGGAAGCTTGCGTAGATCATCGCCCATTAATGCGATATCAGCTGTTTCAATCGCAGTATCTGTTCCTGCTCCTCCCATTGCGAATCCAACAGTAGATGCAGCTAAGGCAGGTGCATCATTCACTCCATCTCCGATCATCGCTACTTTTCCATACTTTTGCTCATATTGTTTAATGTATTCAAGCTTTTCTTCTGGAAGCAATTCTGCTTTTACAGTTGTGAGGTTCATTTGTTTGGCGATACTTTGTGCCGTACGTTCATGATCCCCAGTAAGCATAATCGTATTTTGAATACCTAATTGGTGTAGTGATTTTATAACGTCAGCACTTTCTTTACGAATTGTATCCGCTACAGCTATCATCGCAAGCAGTTCCTTATCTGAACCAACGGCAAGAACAGTCTTCCCTTCTTCACGTAATCGATCGATTGTTTCAACCGTTGTTGAAGGTACATCCAACTTTAAGTCATCCGTAAATAAGGATAGGCTTCCTGCATAATAAACGACATCTCCCATCGTCCCTTTAATACCCTTACCGGTAATCGATTGAAAGTCATCGAGATCGTTTGAATGAAAGCTGATGTTCTCACTATCCGCTTTCTTTATGATTGCTGATGCCAGTGGATGCTGCGATCTACTTTCAAGAAGGGCCGTAATTCGTAGAACATGGTCATCTTCTTGGTCTGAAAGGTTGATGATGTCCGTTACTTCAGGAACACCTTTCGTTAAAGTCCCTGTTTTATCAAAAGCAATAGACTTTAATTTACCTGCTTCTTCTAGATATACGCCGCCTTTTACTAAAATTCCGTTTCGTGCGGCATTACCAACTGCCGTCACGATTGATACAGGTGTAGAAATGACGAGTGCACACGGACAACCGACGACAAGTACGGCTAATCCTTGATATACCCATTCACTCCAGCTTGCACCGAATAATGGTGGAATAGTCGCAACACCAATGGCTACTAAAATAATTGCAGGTGTGTAATACTTGGCGAATTTATCTACGAAAGATTGTGAAGGCGCACGCTCTTCTTGCGCTTCTTCTACAAGATGTATGATTTTCGCCAACGTCGTATCTTCAACCCTTTTCGTCACTCTAACCTCTAAATATCCTTCTTCATTTAAGGTGCCAGCAAACACTTCATCATCTGTTGTCATCGTTACAGGTACAGATTCACCTGTGATCGCTGATTGATTAATGGAAGAGGTACCGTTTGTGACAACTCCGTCCATCGCCAGTTTCTGACCAGGTTTGACGATCATCGTATCACCAATTTGGACGTCATCAACGGGTATTGTCAATTCCTCATTGTTTCGACGAATGGTCGCTTCTTTCGGCGCAATCTCCATTAAGCCTTTGATCGATTGACGCGCTTTATCCATGGAATAAGCTTCGAGAATTTCACTGATCGCAAACAGAATTACGACCATCGCGCCTTCTCCCCACTCGCCTATAATTGCAGCACCTATAATCGCGATCGTCATTAATGTTCTCATATCAAAATCAAATCGCACTAAGTTCTTTAAACCGGTCTGGAATAAACGATACCCACCGACGAGAATCGAACCAGCATAAAGTCCGTTTGAGAGTATAGAACTTTCACCACTTGTTAGACTTACTGTCCACCCAAGTACGAGTAAGATTGCAGAAATAATGACATTTAGATGTTGTTTCCAAAAAGGTTCTTTCGTTTCTTCTTCTTGTTCATGTTCCGGGCGTACTTTCAAATTCTCAAACGCCCCGGCTTTTTCAATATCCTTGATTTCAGCACTTCCTGTTATAGTTAGCTTGGAGGCTGTGAAGTTTACTTTTGCATCATAAACACCATCCAGGTGCTTAACGTTCGTTTCGAACTTTTTCGCACAGTTCGCTCAGGTAAATCCTGAAATTCGAAATACATGTTGGGGTTGATTCATATGTTCAGCTTGTGCCAAGATGTTTCCCCTCCTCTGCATGAGAGAATGCCATTTGAATGATTTTCCGAACATGATCATCATCCAATGAATAATAAACGAGCTTTCCCTCTTTTCTATATTTCGCTAGCCCCATATTTCGTAGTAATCGTAAATGATGGGAAGCAGTTGCAACCGTACACTCTACAATATTTGAGACGTCACAAACACATAGCTCCTCTTCAATCGATAAAGCATATGCAATCTTAATCCGTGTATCTTCAGATAACGCTTTGAAGATTTTGGCGGCAGTCATCGTATCCCGTTCTTTTATATCTGTTGAAATGCGTTCGACTTTATCTTCATGAACACACGTCACTTTGCACACATCTTCTTTTGCCAATATATTCACCTCTCACTTATACATTCAAACGTTCATTTGAATATTAGTATATTAGTGGTCCAGTCTAAATGTCAAGACGTTTGGCACGAACGATATTAGGCAGTGGTACCATATATCTTTGTTACGATTACCATTTTTCAATCTCCCCATAGGTTGTGAGTTTGGTGTCATGGCTTAGGATGATACCTGCACCGTCTTTGCACGTATAAACAGGAGCACCAAGCTCTGATACAATTTTTCGTATATCGTGTTTCTCCTCATCATAATGGGGCAGAAAATGAAACGGAATGAAGTTCAATGCATCCAAATCTTTTAACGCTATGTCGTTAGGATCAAGATTCGCTGCGATCTCAATCGTATGGGACATCATCATTGCTCCTGCACTTACTCCAATCAGTAATCCTCCATTCTGTACAAACCTTTGTAAGACCGAAATCAGTCCTCGATTCTTGAGATTATTTAAAAAGTAATATGTATTGCCACCAGAGAGAAAAATGGCGTCACATGTTTCTAGCGATTTTACGTATTTTTGTTCAAACGCTTGATCAATATCTACATATATAAACTCCTCAAACCCTAAGCGTTCTAAATGAGGTCTCATTTTATTAAAGTAATATTTCGTTTCATCATATTGGGATGGCACATAACCTAGTTTGGTACCTTTCTTGGAAATCATTCGTTTCATATGATCTGCTAAATGTTGATCAATTGACGCATCTAAACTGCTTAGCATGATGAGTTGGCTCATCTGTATCAGCTCCCCCTTCTTTTTTAAAATAATGAAACCTTATTTGCTTGTGTTCGTATGGTACTATAACTATAGAATACATTATTTGGAATGTTTGATTAAATGGGGGTTTTAAAATGGTTCGTCACATTAAGCGAAAGAGGTCACTCTATTTACCTGTATTGTTGCTTGTAATTATGGTTGGCTTACTTACGTTTCACCACGCTTCAAAGGAAAAGAACTTAACACCTGAAGGATTAAGTAGAAATACTGAAGTCGTTAATGACGCAAAAGGAAAGGTACTGTCAGTCAGTAAGCTCGATTCAGGATATGATGTCCATTATAATGAAGACGATCAACTGACTAATGTACATGTTAATGAAACATTGGAAGTTACACATAAAGAAACACTTCCAGTCGAATTAGATCTAACCGCTACATACTGGGCAAAACAAAATCAAGCCATCTACTTAAATGAAGAAAAACTCATTTATTACGATGGTAAGAAAAATCAAACACTCGACACGAACATAAATGGATTAACTGTAGGGTTGGATACTGTTTACTATTGGAAAGACAATCAAATCTTTTCTATGAATCCAAGTACCCAAAAATCTACTCTCGTTGCTAAAACTGAACAAGCTGTTATGAAACTGTTTACGAGCGAGGATACAAAAGGGCTTTTCATCGCAACTGTAAAAAAACAAGATCTCTCAAGCGATGTTTATGTTTATCAACAAAGCGACCAAGACAGCCAACTGTTGCAAAAGTTTAATATACCGTCATTAAGTGGAGAACGAATCCATACGGTTGATGCTTCACAAACCCAACAAGGCACGCACTTGATTTATACGACAAAACAAACCCACGCTGGAACAGTTACGGTTCGAGGTTATTACAATTTATTTGAAAGCCCAAAAGAGGAACCTAAATTCCAAAAAATTAAAATATATGATAGCTTCACGAACGATCAAATGCGCGTCATCGATAACCTTGACCTCGTATTAACAGAGGATGGTCCCGAAATCATTCTTTCCGCTAGGGGGATGATTACAGCCAAGGTTAGAAGCTGGAACATATACAGGGCAAAGCAACAGCAGAGCGAGAAGTGGATTGCCAATCATATTAGTACATCGACTTCGATATCAAGAAATCACGTATACGTATCCGAGCATGAGTTGTTTTGGTTGGATTCAAGAGGGAAAAAAGCAAAGATTATGGCTGTATCCAATCACCCTGAACTTCTTCAAAAGGCAGAATCATTCCAAACAGCTGACTTTGTCAATGGATTCTATACTGGTATTTCCTCACTACCCTACGGATTCATCATGTTAATGGTTGCGATGATGTGGGTAGCACCAAGTGCAATTTTCTTGTTCTGCGTTTCATTTTGGAATGAGGATGCAATGGTTCAAAAGCGGAGCTGGGTACGCTATAGTACCATTGGTTTGTTCGCAATTTGCCAATATTATCTGATGCAACAATTCTTTACGCCAATGTTTGAAGCTTTTTCACCAGATTACTTGTCGTTTCAATGGCACTCTATCATCTTGCCATTAGGGATTATTTTAATGAGTCTATTGTTTACACAGTTTACTAGACAAAAGCAGTGGAGCATTTATCAAGAGTTCGGTATCTTTACATTGTTCAATACCCTTTTCATCGTATTCCTTATTTCACCTTATGTGGTGTAGGAGAACATCAAAAAACGGACGATATGAATGAAGAAAGGAGCCTCCATCAGCGGAAGCTCCTTTTTTCAAACCGTTTCTTTCTTTTTCAAAATTTTTGTTTCTGCTAGTTCAATTTGTTTTCTTACTTGCTTTTGAGCGGTGCCGCCAGTACTATCTCTCGCAGCGACGACATTTTCAGGTTTTAACACATCGTAGAGATCTTCTTCAAACAAGTCACTATATCCACGGTATACTGCATATTCAATATCTAACAAATACTTCTTCTCTTGTATCGCCTGTAATACGATTTGACCGATTACTGCGTGTGCTTCTCTAAACGGCATGCCTTTCGTTACGAGATAGTCAGCTAAATCCGTTGCATTCGAATAATCCTCTGTTACCGCTTTTTTCATCGAGTTATGATTCACTGTCATTGAATCAATCATTGGTGCGAGAAGCTTCAATGTTCCTTCAACCGTTTTTACCGTATCAAACATGCCTTCCTTATCCTCTTGCATATCCTTGTTATACGCTAACGGCAGTCCTTTAAGAACAGTCAGAAGACCGATTAAGTTTCCATACGTTCGACCCGTCTTAGCACGAAGTAACTCCGGTACATCCGGGTTCTTTTTCTGTGGCATGATGCTCGAGCCAGTGCAAAATGAATCATCAAGCTCGATAAAGTTGAATTCCTCGCTCGACCAAATCACCATCTCTTCTGATAGACGAGAAATATGCGTCATCATTATAGATGAGATTGAAAGGAATTCCAAAATGAAATCCCTGTCACTAACGGCATCAATACTGTTTGGATAAATCGAATCAAATCCTAGTAATTCTGCAACGCGCTCTCGATTAATTGAAAATGTCGTTCCTGCTAATGCTCCCGCACCGAGCGGTAGGACATCAATTCGTTTCATGCTATCAATGAGACGCTCTTTATCGCGTTCGAGCATCCAGAAATACGCCATTAAATGATGGCCAAATGAGATCGGTTGCGCCCTTTGTAAATGTGTATAGCCTGGAAGAATCGTTTCTACATTCGCTTTAGCTTGGTTCAAGATCGCTTGTTGAACATCGTCAACAAGACTAATCAGTTCAACTGTCTTTCTTTTTAGAAACAAGTGCATATCTGTTGCAACCTGGTCATTCCGACTACGACCTGTGTGGAGCTTTCCCCCTATAGGACCAATTTCATCTATAAGGTGCTTTTCAATATTCATATGGATGTCTTCATTTGCGACCGAATACTCGATTCCACCGAGCTCAATTTTGTTTTTGAGTTTGTATAAACCGCGCTGAATCACATCTGCATCCTCACTAGAAATGATGTTGCATTCACCGAGCATTTGCACATGAGCTAAACTACCTTCAATATCTTCAATCGCAAGCTGCTGGTCAAACTCTATTGATGCAGTAAATTCTTCAACAAGTTCATTCGTATCTTTAGTAAATCGACCACCCCATAGCTTAGACATGTGCTTTCCCTTCTTTAACATCATTCTTCGCCTTTTTCTGCGCGACTTCGGCATTCACTTTTGTCGAAAGTCCCCATAGTTTAATAAAACCGACCGCCGCATGATGATCAAATAAGTCACCTTTTGAGTAGGTTGCGAGCTCTTCATTATATAAACTATTGTTCGATTTTCGCCCAACTACTGTAGCGTTACCTTTATGCAGCTTTACTCGTAATGTGCCTGTCACTGCTTTCTGTGATTCATTGATGAAGGCTTCCAGTGCATTTCGTAACGGAGAATACCATAATCCTTCATAAATAAGCTTCGTTAATTGCTGCTCAACTTGTTGTTTAAATTGACTCGTTTCCCGTGGGAGCGTTAGGAATTCCAGCTCCTTATGCGCATGGATAAGCAAAAGCGCGCCTGGATTTTCATACACTTCACGAGATTTAATCCCTACAAGTCGATTTTCTATATGATCAATACGGCCGTATCCGTGCTTTCCACCTAATTCATTAAGAGATTCTATTAATTCAACGATCGGCAATTCTACTCCATTAATCGACACGGGCTCGCCTTCAACAAACCCTATCTCAATATATTCTGCCTCATCAGGCGTTAAATGGATTGGATTCGTCCAATCAAATGCATTTTCAGGTGCTTCTTGCCAAGGGTCTTCTAATACGCCCGCCTCACAAGCTCGCCCCCAAATATTTGCATCAATTGAAAATGGGTTATCAAGATTTACCGGAATCGGAATGCCTTTTTCTTCAGCATAAGCAATTTCCTCGTCTCGTGTCATTCCCCATTCTCGAACAGGCGCAATCACCTGCAAGTCAGGGTTCAGTGCTTGTATAGAAACCTCAAAACGAACTTGGTCATTACCTTTTCCTGTGCAGCCATGTGCAACAGCGACCGCTCCTTCTTGCTCTGCAACTTCCACTAACAATTTGGAGATAAGTGGGCGTGAAAGAGCAGAAGATAAAGGATATTTACCTTCATAAAGACAGTTTGCTTTCAAGGCTGTCATTAAGTATTCCTTTGCCAAAAGTTCCTTCGCATCAATCGCAATCGATTTAATCGCACCTACATCCAAAGCCTTCTGTTTGATTGTTTCAAGATCTTTACCTTCTCCTACATCAAGACCTAAGGCAATCACATCATATCCGTATTTTTCTTGTATCCATTTAATTGAAACAGAAGTGTCTAAACCTCCTGAATATGCTAAGACTACTTTATCTTTGCTCATTTGCTCCACTCCTCCAATGTTGTATTTTTATTTACTTCTCTGTATGTTTATTCATACAAGTTAAGGGATAATGAGTGGATTGTCAATACATTTTCGTGAAAGTTATAATAAAATAGGACTGTTTACATATACATTGTTGCTCTTGTAGGAGATTGTTGAAAAACACTTCGCTTTCCACGGGCGTCCATCAAGCCTCCTCGAGATCGCTTCACTCTCTCTGTGGGGTCTCGATTTGGCCGCTGTTCCCGTAGGAGTCTCGTGTTTTTCAACAGCTCATTACATGCTATAATCACCTAAAAGCAACAATCATTTAGACATGATATGAGCAAGAAAAGAGGGGTGTCGTTTTGAAACCATTGGAAAATCAAATTGCCGTTGTGACAGGTGCAACGCGTGGTGCAGGCAGGGGTATTGCTATGATGCTTGGTGAAGCAGGCGCTACTGTTTATGTAACGGGAAGAAGTACGAGAACAAACACCTCTGAAATGGGACGTTCTGAAACGATTGAAGAGACTGCAGAACTCGTCAACGCACAAGGTGGAATCGGTATTCCAGTGCGCGTTGATCATACAATAGAATCTGATGTGAAAGACTTATTTCAACAAATTGAACAAGAACAAAATGGAAAACTAGATATACTTGTAAACGATGTTTGGGGCGGTGACCCGCTCACGGATTGGACATCCCCATTTTGGGAACACAGCCTCGAAAACGGAATGAAGATTCAACGCCAAGCTGTACATTCTCATATGATTACGAGCTATTATGCTGCACCGCTCATGGTCCGAAACAAGAAAGGTATCATCATAGAAGTAACGGACGGAGTCGACTACTCATATAGAGGGAATTTATATTATAGCCTTGCAAAAATTTCTGCAATACACCTAGCTGAAGCCATGGCAAAAGACCTCGATGACCACAATGTGACATGCGTTGCCATTAGCCCTGGTTTTCTACGCTCAGAAGCAATGTTAGACCACTTCGGAGTGACGGAAGAAAATTGGCAAGCTGCTGCTGAACAAGATCCGCATTTCATTGCCTCAGAAACACCTTTTTATATTGGTCGTGCGATTGCTTCACTCGCTAGCGATCCAAATGCACATGTCAAAACAGGAAAAGCATTGAGTTCTTGGGAGCTCTCGAGAGAATATCCGTTTAATGATATCGATGGACGGAGACCTGATTGGGGTAAATATTTCGAAGAGAATGTGAATCTTGATTAATTCAACGAGCAACTTGGTATTTTAGAGACTTATTACTCAGCGCTTTTTTCCTGACAAAATATCTTTCCATTATGATATATTGAACTTAGGATTCAGGAAAGAAGTGGAATGAATGGCAACTTATGATATGTTTCTTAAACAATTAGTAAAAAATTATTTAATCGGTTCATTCGTGGCGGTTGGTGGCATCGGAAGTATGTTTATCTTTCGAACATTGACGTTATCCGTTGAAGAAAGCATATATATGTTGATTATTATCCTCATTTCACTGCTCATTATGATTAGCTGTGAATTTATATCGCTTAGAAAGCATTTAGAACCGATTAAATCCATCTTACATAACAACATTGAATCTACA
It encodes the following:
- a CDS encoding metal-sensitive transcriptional regulator; amino-acid sequence: MEYTDQMKNRVKRIEGQVRGLLKMMEEEKDCKDLVTQMSAVRSALDRTIGLVVGSNLEQCVREQMSKGESTDEMIQEAVNLLVKSR
- a CDS encoding sulfite exporter TauE/SafE family protein, which translates into the protein MEIGFMITIFLIGFVGSFVSGMVGIGGSIIKYPMLLYIPALLGFSAFTSHEVSGISAVQVFFATIGGVWAYRKGGYLNKTLIIYMGTSILLGSFIGAYGSKLLSEDGINIVYGGLATIAAIMMFIPKKGLDDQDMHSVTFNKWLAAGLAFVVGIGAGIVGAAGAFILVPIMLVVLKIPTRMTIATSLAITFISSIGSTVGKLSTGQVMLIPALIMVVASLIASPLGAQAGKRVNTKILQWILALLIAGTSIKIWLDVFSG
- a CDS encoding sulfurtransferase TusA family protein; its protein translation is MNADKVLDAKGLACPMPIVKTKKAIDEIDSGQVLEIHATDKGAKSDLTAWVKSGGHELLQDAEEDGVFKFWIKKA
- a CDS encoding rhodanese-like domain-containing protein, producing MKTIQPKQVEEQLTNNEKISIIDVRQNEEVANGMIPEATHIPLDELPERYNEIPKGEEHVMVCRSGNRSGKAAQFLQEKGFSVLNMDGGMLKWNGQTEPKK
- a CDS encoding DsrE/DsrF/DrsH-like family protein, producing the protein MAKKVAIIASNGSLFDAYKVMNVATAAAASDSEVAIFFTFEGLNLIHKEGHKQLPIPEGKEHYQEGFEKSNVPSIPELVEMAKELNVRLIGCQMTMDVMGLEKEHFVDGIEVGGAVTFLDYAEDADVTLTF
- a CDS encoding DsrE/DsrF/DrsH-like family protein, producing the protein MTEVKKDKTTIVLFSGDLDKAIAAYIIANGAAAYDHEVTIFHTFWGLNTLRKDEQVPVKKGMLEKMFGKMMPRGTNKLGLSKMHMAGMGPKMIKKVMKKHNVQSLPDLVEMAQEQGVNLVACTMTMDLLGLQKEELLDDIDYAGVAAYLGEANEGKVNLFI
- a CDS encoding sulfurtransferase TusA family protein, with the translated sequence MIKTDKLLDAKGLACPMPIVKTKKALGEVEPGQVLEVQATDKGSTADIQAWAKSTGHQYLGTKEEGDVLKHYLRKASPEETKEDTEYPHVINNEELQSKLENDDIVVLDVREPAEYAFSRIPGAKSIPLGELEERHSELNKDDNIHVVCRTGNRSDRASQLLSDKGFNNVWNVVPGMSDWKGQTEND
- a CDS encoding MBL fold metallo-hydrolase; amino-acid sequence: MALKEMTAKQVAEKVINKQNLFILDVRNEEAHQDWKIEGDSVETINVPYFELLEGVDDILDQLPDDTEKLVVCAKEGSSKFVAEQLVEAGVENVSYLQGGMKSWSEHLEPVKIGDLKDGGAIYQFVRIGKGCLSYLVESNGEAMIIDSNRMTEPYEKFVSENDLKVKYLADTHLHADHISGGRTLAELFGAEYYLPPKDATEVTFDYNQLEEGNDLTVGNTSIQVQPIYSPGHTIGSTSFIVDDQYLLTGDILFVKSIGRPDLAGKAEDWVGDLRDTLYRKYKDLSDELVVLPAHFSKVTELNNDGSVKAKLGTLYAENTGLNVDDEGEFRKMVTENLPPQPNAYQEIRETNMGKINPEEEEQREMEIGPNRCAVEG